The Leptodactylus fuscus isolate aLepFus1 chromosome 5, aLepFus1.hap2, whole genome shotgun sequence genome segment ATATGGTCACTACACGCATAGCACATACATGATATACAAGTGATTTTGTTGGTGGTAGACTACTGGTAAAAAGAGATGCtactggggcaacacagtggctcagtggtcagcacagcaggcttgcagcgctggagtcctgggctcaaatcccgccaggaacaacatctgcaaggagtttgtatgttctccccgcttttgtgtggatttcctcccgttctacaaagacatactgataggagaaaaaaataagtacattgtgattcctatatggggctcacaatctacattaaaaaaaaaagttaccatgtAATAATAAATTCCATCACTTTATACATAATGGTGGTCTGACCAGTGCGACACCCACCACAAGGAGAATGACTGGGGCGCCCTGaccactgtgctggagggaaggTGAATGGGCAATATCCAATATCTAAGGCTTTATTCAGGTATATGTGCTCTGCACCAGCCATCTTTCCATTCTGTCTAATCTCTGTGTAGTCTGCACTCCTGCCTAAAAAAACGAGACCATTCACTATATCAGTGTTCCTTAGGACCTCCTAAATCAACTCTGTGGCCAATTCCAACTCAGACCACCACCCGATCATAAATGGATGGCATAGGACATTAACCCTTCGCCCAGGTTTAGAACTGAGATTTCAACTTGTTGCCAAGCACAATGGATAATGTGCCATTACTATCACTTCTGGGGTCTGCTGTGCAGCACGGGGCTACCAATAAGGATCTTTAGCTACTACATTGTCAGGGCTTCTCATTTTTGGCTAGCCTTAGTCTGTCTGTAAATCATATTGTCCATGTAACCTGATAAAATGAGTATTTTTGACCCTACAGATATAAAGATGGAAGTAAAGAAAGATGCAGTGAGACTGAGTGCTGGCGTGCAGCGGAGAGCAGAGGGCTCATCACCCTAAACACCCTTACCTCACCACAGAAGCCTGGGATCAACCTTGCGCAGAAACTCCTTTGTGGAGTGGACAGTGTCTTACCGATGCCATTGCAATGTGCCATTCTTATACAATGAACTACTTACTGTGTAAAGAAAGCATTAGTGTCATGGATTTCCCTGGCAGGCCACAGGGACGTCACATCCTTTGTAGCTGGAGCTCTGCAGACATTTCCTGAAGATATTCCGTCCTCGGAGTAACTGTAGACAGTCGCCTAGTGTTAGAGCAGCCCTACTACCAACTCTCCTATAGAGGGGAAGCCTGAAGATTGTGAAGGTGTAGGGTGTATTCATACTTTATAGGATCTATAGACAAGATATGGTATATGTTTATTTTGTATTAAGCTAATCGGGGGCTGGGATATGGAAATTGGAAGCATTTATGACAATGAAAACAATTTATCCTCATGATCTGTATTGTGTGGTAACTGTAAAAGGATTTACAGGATTTGGCAACCCAACCAGATCAAGTAATGAAGACATCTGTCCAGTGCAAAGTATCCATGACGGTTGTGTCACCTTATAGGCATGTAGGATGATGCCAATTGTCAGCTAAATACTGATCCTGAAGTCTCAGGAAGAAAAGACATCAGCCATAGTGGAAGGAGCCAGGTCGGCGGCCGTGTGTCCTCTGCAGTCCTTTAAATGCAAGAGACCTTTACAGTGACGTAGAAGAAAGATGGACAACTCCCGGTGACCGCCTTCTGCTGCCTGTCCAAGAAACAGCACATGTCAATGTACGGGACCAGCAAACAAATCCGCACGGCCAAGGAGTACCTACCCCAAAATATATAGAGTTGGTAGTTTGAGTAGATGGGGGCATATTATGTGTGAACCATGCCATAAAATAGATGCAAGCCATAGGAGGACTAGAAGGTAAAGGGCTCCCTGTTCCTCCCCACTGTACTCTTTAATAAAGATGAGTGCATTGTTGCTCCATTCAGTATCCGAGACTGCTGAAAACAGGTGAGCGCTGTACTTTGCATCCTATGAATGGAGGAGCGGTGCACAGGCTTCATCCATTCATAACCACAGTGAGAAGAAACGGGGCTCGAGACCGTCAGGACTGTGGGGTGGTAATGTATCACATGGATAGCTTATAAATGATCTTCTTGGGGAACTTCTGTAAGCATAAGCCCACACATGGGTGCAATGCAGGCAACTCAGAGTGGGCCTGCCCATGGTTAAGCCAAAGAAGACTGGTGGTCACAGCGGATTTGAGTCACAACTCCTGTACCGCTGACACTGGCTTCCAACCATTGTATATAGTGGCCAGTACCCAATGTGTCTTCCCAGCCTATCAATTCACAGCAGCAAAACTCCTTTCAGTAAAATctagctaagggtaagttcacactgtttttttttgtcaggattttgaggccgtatccgcctcaaaatcctgaccaaaaagatggctcccattgaaatcaatgggagccatttgttccagctcattctttcaggcggattcaccttgtGACATCTGTCTGAAGACACTCCATTGATTTAGGCCTAATTTGGAGCGAGTGTGCAATTGTATCCTggtgcactgtactggcatccagtcacagctactactcaggttccggtccaaaaaaccctgtatgaacttaccctaagagtgcaTTGTTATAAGATATTGGCTGAGGCTGTACCTATAGGGTCACTGAGCACCAGTTATAAGAGAATACTCCTATACAGTATGAGTATATGATATTCCCCATCCCTTACCTTGTGAAGCACGGTCCTCCCATCAGAGTCTGCCTTAGTGGGGTCGGCTCCGTTCTCCAGTAAGAGCTGTACTACTTGGAGATGTCCGCAGTACGCTGCGCGGTGCAGAGCGGTGCTGCCCCCATGTGTCTGTGCGTTACTGTCAGCGCCGCTCTTCAGAAGAAAGCTGCACACTGCTAAGTGTCCGTGACGGCTGCTGTAGTGCTATGTGAGGAACAAAAAACATGGCAGTCATGTATGTACAAGCCTGAAGAGATGAAGTGACTGTGGTATCTGCCAGACCTGCCCCAAAAAACTAACTACAAACCCACTACCCTATATCTGTGCTCATGCTCATCATAGCCTCATGGTCACAAAATCCATTTTAAGTGGGTGAAACATTTGTCAGCTGGCCGACATGTTATAGGGGCCAGACTCAGAGAGCTGCCTATTGGGGTATATTCAGATTGTCATAAAGTGGCTACAAATCCCATCCTGACCAAATGACCCAAACTTGGGAGCTATGATGTCTGGGTGATGAAACCCAATTACGATGGGATTTGCCGCCATAATAAGGACTGCATAAAGTAGCCAGTATTATGGCCAAGAcctggatctgatctcttcttAAATCACAATAGGTTAAATCCTAGGTTTTCCCTTACGTGGTCATATTGTGTCCAGTAAAAtaacagacccctttatagtcaatgggatcctgaGAAGTCTGTACACTGACTAGTCAGCTTGCaacgaagtctatggagaaggatgAAGGAAGGTATACAGACATGAGACATTCTACAATGTCTACTGAGTCATTGCTCTTCTAACAGATCAGGATAGTAAGCACATGATAATGTGGCTCTGTTGAGAGACAAAACAGTAACTGTATAAGTGTAAAAGTGGTGAAGAAGTTACATATTATTGCACAAAGAAAATTTACATCAGTTTTTTGGCGCAAAAATAACAAATCTACCCCATGTGTACGGCAGGTATAATACATAAAAACAGCCCCAataggtatatagtgtctgaGATTACAGAGAGGGGTGCAATGAGTCCTGTGTGGGGTACAATAAGGATGTGACCCATTCAGGGGCTGCAATATGGATGGAGAATGTAAAATAACAGAGACAAGTAATGAAGACAACACTCATCTCACCAGGGCCGTGTAACCAAAGTTGTCAGCCAGGTTGGCATCTGTCCCCTTCTGGATAAAGCGCTGCACCCGCTCCAGGTCTCCATCCATAGCGGCTGACCATATACCTGGATCAATCAGAATCTATATCAGATCATAGACCGACCTCAATACACAGGGAATCTCAGTGTAAGTCATATGAACATCCCCAGCACACAAGACACATTGTAATGTTTACGGACACTTGAGAGGTTTTGAGAAAGTGAAGAGGCCATGGCTTCAGTTCTCCAGTTCTGTCCGAGCGGCCATTTTGGTGAAGTTttctggagaactgagcatacatctcagtatgctcagttctccagagaactacacaAAAATGGCCGCTCGGCCAGTACTGGGCATGTTCAAGTGGCCATTTTGatgtagttctctggagaactgagcttTGAACTGAGAACTGAGGAATATCAAGGGAAGacagagcacaagcagtggacGGACGGTATTAAAGGTATGAGGCCTTAGTGGCTTAAAAAAACCGGCAGGAACAACAGAAGATGTAAAGGTGGTGGTAGCATAAAGGCTATTCAAACACGTGTTTAGCTCAAAAGCACTTTTTCCAATTATAGagtccccttaaagggattctaccattaaaacctttttttttttttttttttgtggacaagacgttggaatagcctttataaaggctattcgtctctttcctttagacatggtctccactgcgccgttccttagaaataccagttttcaccagtatgaaaatgagttctctcgcagcgatgggggcgggccccagcgcttaaacagtGATAGGGGCgttcccaccactgccagagaagtgtctccaagcgccgcctccttcttcgtccgcagcatcatcttcaatgtctccTTCCGACaaaggctcgtaacttctaggattcgggccttgggcagagcagactgcgcaggcgcacaggtcacgggaaaatggccgcttgcacagtattgttagcggcccttttcccatggcctgtgtgcctgcgcagtctgctctgctataaggtacgagcctgcgccggaagaagatattgaagatgacgtggcggacgaagaaggaggcggcgctggagacacttctctggcagcggtggggaaggccccatcgctgcgagagaactcatttgcataccagtaaaaaccagcatttctaaggaatggtgcagagaccacgtctaaaggtaagagatgaatagtctttctaaaggctattctgacgtcttatccacacaaaaaaaaagttttaatggtagaatccatttaatgTTTAGAACTAACGCTTAACGTCCATCTACACTACGTTATTCTGAAGGGACCCAAAAGTCCTGCCCCCTGCATTACTACGTCCACTAAAGAAATAGACATTTGGGAGACCGGGGCCAcgcgcggcattttacagtcactctgAAGTATACAGGAGTCACACGTCGCAGGTAAATAAGTGCAGCAGAAATGCCGAGATTTCTAATACCATTGCGGCGTTGGACATCACAGCCTGTCActgatacctacagaaacactgacggtgtataggtataatggaagcagagagtctgcagcggaaacctctatggactttctgtgaatgcttttccactgcagattttcccGCCGAGCTTTTTCGCTGCAGCCTAGTCGTCCGATGATAGCATTTTGTAATGAGTGGTAGCAATGGGCACtacttaggctttgttcacatctgcgttgggagtCTCCGTCGTAGATTCTAccgaaaatcagcagagaaaaaagtcctgcacggttaCAGTAGAGCGGCGGAAACCcactaaccccattatagtctaggggtctgcgggtaaccactgttttagtggacgGGCTCTCTGTCATCCAGGTCCCACGGCATATATGAATGACAGAgcatggcgcaagtgtgaacctagcctaatgctAGTGTGAGCGCACCTTAAAATTAAATCGGTAGACGAAAAAGTCTTGCAGCTTTTTCATTCACCACTTTcagtttaaaagggttgtccaatcaGAAACGGAGAACTCCTTTAACTTATAGATCAGCTGGGGGCGGGCGTCCTCCAGGCGTGTCCCCGGTTTTCTGCTGAACGGGTTTCTTCCAGAGTTCAGCTGAAGCCACGTCAgcaaagggcctgtgatgtcactacctgtgacatcacgagtCCTAGTCCTGAGACCGCCGATTGGCTTTAGTGGTCACGTGACAGCTGAGTCCAATCAGTAGCTGCAGCATAACTCAGATAAAAGACCCGGGAGAAGCCACCTGAAGAATCGGGGTgcatgggaggacaccggagtatCGGGGATTGTatgattttgttttttctctCAATGCCCCGGTTGATTTAAAagtgtttttcatttttgcccTATAAAACCAACAAAAGTGTCGCGTGATGtgacacgtatacggcgtgtgagagtttgcgcgccgtatacgctcccattgatttcaatgggagttaggatcgtatacgccgcgttattttgcggccacaaaataacgtggcgtatacaatcctaactcccattgaaatcaatgggagtgtacacagcgcgcaaactctcacgccatatacgtgtcacatcacgcggcacgttactccatgtgaaagcaccctCATAGTCAATAGGATACGTCGGGCGCCATACGCATgtgctattttagcagtctgcctgtccattgttctggtccagaaAAGCAGCCAGCCAATGCTAGTATGAACCCAAAGGTGCAATGAGTTGGAGGACTACAAGCACCAGCATGCCAGTGTAGTGGCCAGGACTTCAGTGAGGTGCATGTATCTGGTGCCGAGGCCAGCACAGTTACCTCTCTGGAAGTCCATCTCCTGCACCGTCTCCCGGACACCCTGGGTGGCTCCTCCGGtgcagcacacatcacacacccCAGGAGAGGAGGAGCAGCCATGCCTGGAGTCCATGGCTCCTCAATATGCTACACGCTCTAAGCCGCCATGTCAGACTGGGCCCAGAAGTGCCGGCCGGGGCAGCCAATCAGCGGAGGAGAAACCTCAGCCAATCATCGGCTTCACTGCATTACCTTAAAATGTCCAGCAGATGGCGAACTTCTATTAGTTTGATTCTTACACGTTATATCCGCGTCCGAACGAGTCCCGGCCATTAACAGTATTAAGGAAATAATTCAGAATTAAATTATAATAAGAAATAATTAAAAAGTGTTAGCGTTGCAAGTGTTTTTTCTGGTTAAAAATATTAACGAGATAAAACCTTTTTTATGAGATATTCCTTACTtgtccagcaggtggcgctgccGTCACGCTTTTGTGCTGTGGGTGAGTTCTGCAGTATTTGGGCCTCAGTGCAGGGTCTGGGTTGTATCTGCTGAGAGGGTTGGCATCAGTTCACACAGCTCATGTGCAGATGACACTGAATGTCTAACATCAGCCATTGTAAGGATGGATTCACACTCTGCAGAAATATCTGTGACTGAAAATCAGCGCCATTCATCTAAAGGGAGATAACTCCACGTGCCTGCCGCCAGATCCTGGCTAttctattcacatgaatgggacgcTTGCAGAAATGTGTGcaataaatctgctgcatgtgaatttagcctaaggtTGGGTCCTCACAAGACATTGAACCATTACTATTGTAATGTATATAGCACCATCCTTACAGGGGTGTCCTGGTCACCCCCATTTCCACTGTCAGTCCGGGGTTCCTCGGGACTACCTACCCTCCAACAACTAGAAAGTTAACCATAGGAACCTTCAAACTTGAGTGTCTTCAGTGGGACCACTACTGTATTACTGTAGCAGAGCCGGGGCCTACTGGATGATCCTatgtccctcctctgtccccgctcccacattaccccacatgatatgatgtcatctcaggataactttatatgtccaagctccatccacatgttacaggacacgactggtgacggctcatacagttttatgtttgtgtaatgacagtcacctctattacagaagtgtctgaccctgtataagcaatgccgcccctgctacctcttgtgtcaccccctctacctcatagattgtaagctcttgcgagcagggccctcagtcccattgtgtgaaatgactttctttgtaatgtatctttctgtctgtatttgaaccctacaaattgtacaacgctgcggaatacgttggcgctatataaataaaatttattattatattattattattatcctataGTACTCAGTAGGGAATGGCCGACACAGCGCTATTTATAGGATTGGGGTAACTTACTGATGAGTGAGGGGtctttgcttcatttttttccacagctttaTATGGTGCTTGTACCCTTCAAGTCAGGAAACCCCTTCCCCAAACTGTTGCCACATTTACACACTAAAAATTCTCTAAAATGATCAAATTGTCCCTCCACATTGCCAGATGGTGAGGTATAGATAATATATCCTCTGGGGTACGGCGGACGGCTGCCACCATTACAGCTGCCTCCTGGCATTACACATGGAGATCCCAGAGCAGGACATGGCTACACATCCATCTTATGATGAACAGGGCTCATGTTGCCCCCAACACAGTTTAGGATGTATTTTGCACTACATATATAGCACTGGATCGTGTTTTGTGCCCATGGTGTCCCCCGCACACTGATAACCATCGCCCCGTGGAGATGAATGCCCCCTCATTATTCAGGAATTGACATTTTCTAACAGATGTTGTGACAACTGGACAGAAAAAGTGACTTTAGGCACCGATATAGTATGGGGTTAAACCTCCCATTGCTGTGGCTTGTTTCCCAAAACAGTCCCTGGGAACCATTGAAAGAAGAAAACAGTCTCCAGTTCTCCCTCTCCCACGGGAAGTGAATTATCTTATCTAAGCAGCTGCGATATGTCAAGTCCCCTTCCAAGTAAATGTTCCCAGCCGCTGCAGAAGCAGGAAGAATAGGGAAGGCCTAAGACTTACTAGCGGGCACGATTCTCTACAACTTATCTCTCGCCACTTTTCTAGTAGAGCAAATTTTTATAATGGCTGGTGAATCGCCAGTTTACTTATTGTACGCCAACAACGGGCGCACCGATCATGTGACCTaaaatatctaatcctatgaatGTGATGCTGCGAAATAGAaattctcattattattatttatttattttttttaacactttaaaggggatctttcaCATTTCCTGACACTGATGGTATTATACACCGTTagaaattcagagcactgtccgGTTTGCACCTTGGGGTTTTCAAactcctcccatgaggcgacctgaagcgagcgcttcaggcggtgctatgccagggcctcagggagggcggcatttttggttacctaagccagtccaggacaagcaccgagcggtggtttggggaggccactggagcagcgctgctccagcagcctcctctcacgctcaggcagagagcaggttgtctccgtgcctgctctctgccggcgaacggcgctaagccccgccccctgcactttGATACGCCCCCTCCgatccaccacgccccctccgctccgccccctcctcccggcaggggggggggggggcggctttctgtagttcgcctcgggggcgaaaggagcaggtttgCCCCTGGGTTGGCGTTATTGCTGCCGTTAGTATCAGCAATGATATCTCACCTTATAGCCTTGtgccccctgacagtattcttctatagccactcttctgacagtggagggatctCTCCGGCACCTGGGCATATACCGGaaaagcggacagtgcgctgaattcaatctgATCCAAAATCGTCATTGTGAACATAAGCCTAGTGCCCACCAATGGAATTGATTCTGGGGCCCAGTATACGACTACATGGAACTATTACCGCCTTCCCGTTTTCTTGAGGATTAGTCTGCTATCTAGATCTTGCTTTAGTTTAGGACCCCCTTAGATCTGTGAGCAAGAGAATTGGGGAACACTCGGCGACAGTAAGGAGCCAGGATAGAGGACGCCTCCATGTTCTCTGCCTACATCTCATCTCAGATACACCGCTCATCAGTGTATAACACACTAGGACAAAGGCGGTCTATGATGTTGTAATACAGTGAGTGTATTGTTACAAGGGTTGGGGGCTAGAGGCCCAGTAGCCCCCCTGGCTCAGGggtccactgggggattcaccaATTCGATCCTGATACCGATATATTCCTGGCTCTTTCCATGACCACATGGGTGAATATTCATTGTACCATCCTGTAACAGGAGTATGGAAGAGAAGGGCGCCTTGTATTACCGGAGCAGATTATGGGCATTGCTGTAGCTGGCGCTTTTAACCCCGCAACAACCAGAAGATATAAGATCAAGCTACTCTTGATATAAGGAtccatatattacatacacactTGCTTTCAGCTACCCCAGGCATGACATTGCATCCCACCTAGATATTGACGCATGCAACACAATGCAGCAGCAGCAAATGGATGGCCCGTTGCCAAATGTCAACGTAACATCTCATCTTGTGGCGCAAGTTGTCATGGAAACTATCTTTACATTATAGATTCTGCACAAGAATCCTTTTGCTGGAGCCAAATGTACCGGTATATGATGAGATTTCGGCTTTGTGCTGTACGAGGTGTAATGGGACACTATTACACCTATGTAGGGGCACCTTTATAGCTCTATAC includes the following:
- the ANKRD39 gene encoding ankyrin repeat domain-containing protein 39; amino-acid sequence: MDSRHGCSSSPGVCDVCCTGGATQGVRETVQEMDFQRGIWSAAMDGDLERVQRFIQKGTDANLADNFGYTALHYSSRHGHLAVCSFLLKSGADSNAQTHGGSTALHRAAYCGHLQVVQLLLENGADPTKADSDGRTVLHKAAEGGHRELSIFLLRHCKGLLHLKDCRGHTAADLAPSTMADVFSS